From Triticum aestivum cultivar Chinese Spring chromosome 4A, IWGSC CS RefSeq v2.1, whole genome shotgun sequence, a single genomic window includes:
- the LOC123086412 gene encoding 60S ribosomal protein L8: MGRVIRAQRKGAGSVFKSHTHHRKGPARFRSLDFGERNGYLKGVVTDVIHDPGRGAPLAKVTFRHPFRYKHQKELFVAAEGMYTGQFVYCGRRATLSVGNVLPLRSVPEGGVICNVEHHVGDRGVFARASGDYAIVISHNPDNGTSRIKLPSGAKKIVPSSCRAMIGQVAGGGRTEKPMLKAGNAYHKYRVKRNSWPKVRGVAMNPVEHPHGGGNHQHIGHASTVRRDAPPGQKVGLIAARRTGRLRGQAAASAAKADKAT, from the exons ATGGGTCGCGTGATCCGCGCTCAGCGTAAGGGTGCGGGCTCCGTCTTCAAGTCCCACACCCACCACCGCAAGGGCCCCGCCCGGTTCAGGTCGCTCGACTTCGGCGAGCGCAACGGGTACCTCAAGGGCGTCGTCACCGATGTCATCCACGACCCGGGGCGTGGTGCGCCGCTGGCCAAGGTGACCTTCCGCCACCCGTTCAGGTACAAGCACCAGAAGGAGCTCTTCGTCGCCGCCGAGGGTATGTACACCGGCCAGTTCGTCTACTGCGGACGCCGCGCCACGCTCTCCGTCGGCAACGTCCTCCCGCTCCGCTCCGTGCCTGAGGGAGGCGTCATCTGCAACGTCGAGCACCACGTCGGCGACCGTGGTGTCTTCGCCAGGGCCTCGGGTGACTACGCCATCGTCATCAGCCACAACCCCGACAACGGCACCTCAAG GATCAAGCTCCCCTCTGGCGCTAAGAAGATCGTCCCAAGCAGCTGTCGTGCCATGATTGGTCAGGTTGCTGGTGGTGGCAGGACTGAGAAGCCAATGCTGAAGGCTGGTAATGCCTACCACAAGTACCGTGTGAAGAGGAACTCCTGGCCTAAGGTGCGTGGTGTGGCCATGAACCCTGTTGAGCATCCCCACGGAGGAGGTAACCACCAGCATATTGGTCACGCCTCCACTGTCCGCCGTGATGCACCACCTGGCCAGAAGGTTGGTCTCATCGCTGCCAGGAGGACTGGTCGTCTCAGAGGCCAGGCTGCCGCCTCTGCTGCCAAGGCTGACAAGGCCACTTAG
- the LOC123082088 gene encoding uncharacterized protein, whose product MATDSSCPVEFFHRGGGDGQWCSLGAAYAAVRVLRPQGHSLVMYTGPDDQPHQRILFAYPILPGDAFERLDGSTLSWAGQGSGDEFALCFRDEAACAAVCGAISPVTTALAALDDIADRLEGLRVAAADGGATAAGGDIACRLAQLSLARGP is encoded by the coding sequence ATGGCCACTGACTCTTCCTGCCCCGTCGAGTTCTTccaccgcggcggcggcgacggccaaTGGTGCAGCCTCGGCGCCGCCTACGCCGCCGTCCGGGTCCTCCGCCCGCAGGGCCACTCCCTCGTCATGTACACCGGTCCCGACGACCAGCCCCACCAGCGGATCCTCTTCGCATACCCGATCCTCCCTGGCGACGCCTTCGAGAGGCTGGACGGGTCCACGCTCTCCTGGGCGGGGCAAGGCTCCGGCGATGAGTTCGCTCTCTGCTTCCGCGACGAGGCCGCCTGCGCAGCGGTCTGCGGCGCCATCTCCCCGGTGACGACGGCGCTTGCAGCCCTGGACGACATCGCTGACAGGCTCGAGGGGTTGCGAGTGGCCGCGGCGGATGGgggcgccaccgccgccggaggGGACATCGCTTGTCGGCTCGCACAGCTTAGCTTAGCCCGCGGGCCATGA